Proteins encoded together in one Streptomyces sp. NA04227 window:
- a CDS encoding FAD-binding dehydrogenase — protein sequence MSEQADVIVVGAGLAGLVATYELVKAGRKVLVVDQENEANLGGQAFWSLGGLFLVDSEEQRRMGIKDSHELALQDWLGSAAFDREREDHWPRQWARAYVEFAAGEKRRYLYDLGLRFMPNVGWAERGDGLASGHGNSVPRFHLTWGTGPEVVRVFLEPVKRAEREGLVTFRHRHQVDELIVENGAAVGVRGSILEPSSQPRGVKSSREVAGSFELRAQAVVVGSGGIGGNPDLVRENWPARLGPAPARMIRGVPAHVDGRMLGITERAGGNIVNRDRMWHYTEGIKNWDPIWPEHAIRIIPGPSSLWLDATGRRLPPPYFPGFDTLGTLGHIQQTGHAHTWFILTQTIIEKEFALSGSEQNPDFTAKDLKQTLGRAKKGATGPVTAFMEHGEDFVVRKTLRELVEGMNSLGMEPELDYEQVEREVVARDREVDLKFTKDMQLMAIRNARAYFPDRIVRVAKPHRLLDPEHGPLIAVRLNLLTRKTLGGLETDLDARVIRPDGEVFEGLYAAGEVAGFGGGGVHGYNALEGTFLGGCIFSGRAAGRALAKSLA from the coding sequence ATGAGCGAGCAGGCGGACGTGATCGTCGTGGGGGCCGGGCTCGCCGGGCTCGTCGCGACGTACGAACTGGTCAAGGCGGGGCGCAAGGTGCTCGTGGTCGACCAGGAGAACGAGGCCAACCTCGGCGGGCAGGCCTTCTGGTCGCTCGGCGGGCTCTTCCTGGTCGACAGTGAGGAACAGCGCCGTATGGGGATCAAGGACTCCCACGAACTGGCGCTCCAGGACTGGCTCGGCTCGGCCGCCTTCGACCGTGAGCGCGAGGATCACTGGCCGCGCCAATGGGCGCGCGCCTACGTGGAGTTCGCGGCGGGCGAGAAGCGGCGGTACCTGTACGACCTCGGGCTGCGGTTCATGCCGAACGTCGGCTGGGCCGAGCGCGGCGACGGGCTCGCCTCGGGGCACGGCAACTCGGTGCCCCGCTTCCATCTCACCTGGGGCACCGGCCCCGAGGTGGTCCGCGTCTTCCTCGAACCGGTCAAGCGGGCCGAGCGGGAAGGGCTCGTGACCTTCCGGCACCGGCACCAGGTGGACGAGCTGATCGTGGAGAACGGCGCCGCGGTCGGCGTGCGCGGCAGCATCCTGGAGCCTTCGTCCCAGCCGCGCGGCGTCAAGTCCTCGCGGGAGGTGGCGGGTTCGTTCGAGCTGCGGGCGCAGGCGGTGGTCGTCGGTTCCGGTGGCATCGGCGGCAACCCGGACCTGGTCCGCGAGAACTGGCCCGCACGGCTCGGCCCCGCGCCCGCGCGCATGATCCGCGGGGTCCCGGCCCATGTCGACGGGCGGATGCTGGGGATCACCGAACGGGCGGGCGGCAACATCGTCAACCGCGACCGGATGTGGCACTACACCGAGGGCATCAAGAACTGGGACCCGATCTGGCCCGAGCACGCCATCCGGATCATCCCCGGCCCCTCCTCGCTGTGGCTGGACGCCACCGGCCGGCGGCTGCCCCCGCCGTACTTCCCCGGCTTCGACACGCTCGGCACGCTGGGGCACATCCAGCAGACCGGGCACGCGCACACCTGGTTCATCCTCACGCAGACCATCATCGAGAAGGAGTTCGCGCTCTCCGGCTCGGAGCAGAACCCGGACTTCACCGCCAAGGACCTCAAGCAGACCCTCGGCCGCGCCAAGAAGGGCGCCACCGGACCGGTCACCGCGTTCATGGAACACGGCGAGGACTTCGTGGTGCGCAAGACGCTGCGCGAGCTGGTGGAGGGCATGAACTCCCTCGGTATGGAACCGGAGTTGGACTACGAACAGGTCGAGCGGGAGGTGGTGGCGCGCGATCGCGAGGTGGACCTGAAGTTCACCAAGGACATGCAGCTGATGGCGATCCGCAACGCCCGTGCCTACTTCCCCGACCGGATCGTCCGGGTCGCCAAGCCGCACCGGCTGCTCGACCCCGAACACGGCCCGCTGATCGCGGTCCGCCTGAACCTGCTCACCCGCAAGACCCTCGGCGGTCTGGAGACCGACCTGGACGCACGGGTGATCCGGCCGGACGGCGAGGTCTTCGAGGGCCTGTACGCGGCCGGTGAGGTGGCCGGGTTCGGCGGCGGCGGAGTGCACGGCTACAACGCGCTGGAGGGCACCTTCCTCGGCGGCTGCATCTTCTCCGGCCGCGCGGCGGGCCGGGCCCTGGCCAAGTCGCTTGCCTGA
- a CDS encoding SDR family oxidoreductase has protein sequence MTKRTALVTGASSGIGKAVAEALLGRGYRVIGTSRDPERMAASARVPGVEYLPLDLTDEASIVACAEAAGAVDVLVNNAGESQLGALEELPMDALRRLFELNVFGAVRLTQLVLPGMRERRRGRVVMVGSMLASFPLAFRSSYVASKAAVKAFALASRRELSPYGVWLITVEPGAINTGISERRTRYQAEGSPYADDYRAVSTRLDANETVGIAAEKVAATVLGAIEAASPKPFYAVGSRAPLVFALRRILPRAAVERMVSRRHGLS, from the coding sequence ATGACGAAGCGAACGGCACTGGTCACCGGGGCCTCCTCGGGCATCGGCAAGGCGGTGGCCGAGGCCCTGCTCGGCCGCGGCTACCGGGTGATCGGCACCAGCCGCGACCCGGAGCGGATGGCCGCCTCGGCGCGGGTGCCGGGAGTGGAGTACCTGCCGCTCGACCTCACCGACGAGGCGAGCATCGTGGCCTGCGCCGAGGCAGCCGGTGCGGTGGACGTACTCGTCAACAACGCGGGGGAGAGCCAGCTCGGCGCCCTCGAAGAGCTGCCGATGGACGCCCTGCGGCGGCTGTTCGAACTGAACGTCTTCGGGGCGGTACGGCTGACCCAGCTCGTGCTGCCCGGCATGCGCGAGCGCCGCCGCGGCCGGGTGGTCATGGTCGGCTCGATGCTGGCCAGCTTCCCGCTCGCGTTCCGCTCCTCCTACGTCGCCTCGAAGGCGGCCGTGAAGGCGTTCGCGCTCGCCTCGCGCCGTGAACTCTCCCCGTACGGCGTCTGGTTGATCACCGTGGAGCCCGGCGCGATCAACACCGGCATCAGCGAACGCCGCACCCGCTACCAGGCCGAGGGCTCCCCGTACGCCGACGACTACCGGGCCGTCTCGACCCGGCTGGACGCCAACGAGACCGTCGGGATCGCGGCTGAGAAGGTCGCCGCCACGGTCCTCGGCGCGATCGAGGCCGCGAGCCCGAAGCCGTTCTACGCGGTCGGCAGCAGGGCCCCGCTGGTGTTCGCCCTGCGCCGGATCCTGCCCAGGGCGGCGGTGGAGCGGATGGTCTCGCGCAGGCACGGGCTCAGCTGA
- a CDS encoding acyl-CoA thioesterase II: MTSVPESAAAPEVLVADQLLPFTEQLRLEPDGEDRFLGQCHPSRRGVGFGGSVLSQSLAAAARTAPEGRPVHSLHAYFLRPVMCSKKVSYSALRLRDGRSYSLRQVNARQSFGDVLSMHASFKAPEEPSYEQQSTAPKVPGPEGLPDGLRDHPAREVRDGVELRYLPPEDTPPPSPDGEIRQYTWSRIRTPLPDEPAYHACALAYLSDVSLAATAIGAFRPVFPVVGPPPARMASLDHAMWFHRPLRADTWLLFAQRSKTAADGRTLCHGEFWTEDGELVASASQEALMYVARRTQEAGAGAGADPLS, from the coding sequence GTGACCTCGGTACCCGAATCCGCGGCGGCCCCCGAAGTCCTGGTGGCGGACCAACTGCTCCCGTTCACCGAGCAGTTGCGACTCGAACCGGACGGCGAGGACCGGTTCCTCGGGCAGTGCCACCCGAGCAGGCGGGGGGTCGGTTTCGGCGGCTCCGTACTGTCCCAGTCGCTCGCGGCGGCGGCGCGCACAGCGCCCGAGGGGCGGCCGGTGCACTCCCTGCACGCCTACTTCCTGCGTCCGGTGATGTGCAGCAAGAAGGTGTCCTACTCCGCGCTGCGGCTGCGCGACGGGCGCTCGTACTCGCTGCGGCAGGTGAACGCCCGGCAGTCCTTCGGCGACGTACTGAGCATGCACGCCTCGTTCAAGGCGCCGGAGGAGCCGTCCTACGAGCAGCAGTCCACCGCGCCCAAGGTGCCCGGCCCCGAGGGGCTGCCCGACGGCCTGCGCGACCACCCCGCCCGTGAGGTCAGGGACGGCGTCGAACTGCGGTACCTGCCGCCCGAGGACACCCCGCCGCCGAGCCCGGACGGCGAGATACGCCAGTACACCTGGTCCCGGATCCGCACCCCGCTGCCCGACGAACCGGCGTACCACGCCTGCGCGTTGGCCTACCTCAGCGATGTCTCGCTGGCCGCGACGGCGATCGGCGCCTTCCGCCCCGTCTTCCCCGTCGTCGGGCCCCCACCCGCGCGGATGGCCTCCCTCGACCACGCCATGTGGTTCCACCGCCCGCTGCGCGCGGACACCTGGCTGCTGTTCGCCCAGCGCAGCAAGACCGCCGCGGACGGCAGGACCCTGTGCCACGGCGAGTTCTGGACCGAGGACGGCGAACTCGTCGCGAGCGCCTCGCAGGAGGCGCTGATGTACGTGGCCCGGCGGACCCAGGAGGCGGGGGCGGGGGCGGGGGCGGACCCGCTCAGCTGA
- a CDS encoding DEAD/DEAH box helicase produces MAEESAAVRPEGERAGRQVAQLLDAAGALHAAARAVRTDHDRAREAVRTALAPVLDRLVAEELAGIPLARLRDVTEGRLRLGALQDAGYRDVARVHAASRHELRLIPGVGAQTADQALAAAGQLARAVAETVPVRIDIEDPRPHTTALLQALHRLVEAGPALRLAVEAAGRAERDLGVLLPLAAPAASRLRMLFTGRRTRERALTAAAQLRALTGEITANGTPTTLAQASVDLLREPAEPLAVEVDFELRSAEYYSLLAEFTGGAADVAAAEGFLPAEVADRVRAQGLDDSLLRVSLRGYQAFGARFALAQRRVILGDEMGLGKTVQALAALAHLAAAGQTHFLVVCPASVLLNWSREIGARTALRALPVHGPERAEAFAEWRARGGVALTTFDVLHALTESVDTGGEPPPAPALLVVDEAHYVKNPAARRSRAVAAWAGRAERVLFLTGTPMENRVEEFRALVRHLAPELAARVEQRTGAAGSQAFRTAVAPVYLRRNQQDVLAELPALLKVDEWEEFSQADREAYARAVDEGNFMAMRRAAYADPEKSAKLERLRELVEDAEGNGLKVVVFSYFRDVLATVRDSLVRTEGEPSQSPDGRRVFGPISGEVPAARRQLLVDEFSAAEGHAVLLSQIQAGGVGLNMQAASVVILCEPQVKPTMEHQAVARAHRMGQVRTVQVHRLLAADSCDERLLDILRNKDRLFDAYARRSDIAESSPEAVDVSDRSLARRIVEDEQRRLAGESAAPEPEAEPGERAGSGMRGAPGEAPGTDRSQEAAGPAPSA; encoded by the coding sequence ATGGCGGAGGAGAGCGCGGCGGTGCGGCCGGAAGGCGAGCGCGCGGGGCGCCAGGTCGCCCAACTCCTGGACGCCGCAGGCGCGTTGCACGCCGCCGCCCGCGCGGTGCGCACCGACCACGACCGGGCCCGCGAGGCGGTACGCACCGCGCTGGCCCCGGTCCTGGACCGGCTCGTCGCCGAGGAACTGGCGGGCATCCCGCTGGCCCGCCTGCGCGACGTCACCGAAGGGCGGCTCCGGCTCGGCGCGCTTCAGGACGCGGGCTATCGGGACGTGGCACGGGTGCACGCCGCGAGCCGGCACGAGCTGCGCCTGATACCGGGCGTCGGTGCCCAGACCGCCGACCAGGCGCTGGCGGCGGCCGGACAGCTCGCCCGCGCGGTGGCCGAGACGGTCCCGGTGCGGATCGACATCGAGGACCCGCGGCCGCACACGACCGCGTTGCTCCAGGCCCTGCACCGGCTCGTCGAGGCGGGCCCCGCGCTGCGCCTGGCCGTCGAGGCCGCCGGACGTGCCGAGCGCGACCTCGGCGTACTGCTGCCGCTCGCCGCACCGGCCGCGAGCCGCCTGCGGATGCTCTTCACCGGTCGCCGCACCCGCGAGCGGGCCCTGACCGCGGCGGCCCAACTACGCGCGCTCACCGGGGAGATCACAGCGAACGGGACGCCGACGACGCTCGCCCAGGCCTCGGTCGACCTGCTGCGCGAGCCCGCCGAACCCCTCGCCGTCGAGGTCGACTTCGAGCTGCGCTCCGCCGAGTACTACAGCCTGCTGGCCGAGTTCACCGGCGGCGCCGCGGATGTGGCGGCGGCCGAGGGCTTTCTGCCCGCCGAGGTCGCCGACCGGGTGCGCGCGCAGGGTCTCGACGACTCACTGCTGCGTGTCTCGCTGCGCGGTTACCAGGCCTTCGGCGCCCGGTTCGCGCTCGCGCAGCGCCGGGTGATCCTCGGCGACGAGATGGGCCTGGGCAAGACGGTCCAGGCGCTCGCCGCGCTCGCACACCTGGCCGCCGCCGGGCAGACGCACTTCCTGGTCGTGTGCCCCGCCAGCGTGCTCCTGAACTGGAGCCGTGAGATCGGCGCGCGCACGGCGCTGCGTGCCCTGCCGGTGCACGGGCCCGAGCGCGCCGAGGCGTTCGCCGAGTGGCGCGCCCGGGGCGGCGTCGCCCTCACCACCTTCGACGTCCTGCACGCCCTGACCGAGTCCGTGGACACCGGCGGCGAGCCGCCGCCCGCGCCCGCCCTCCTGGTCGTGGACGAGGCCCACTACGTGAAGAACCCGGCCGCACGCCGCTCCCGGGCGGTCGCCGCCTGGGCGGGGCGCGCGGAGCGGGTGCTGTTCCTCACCGGGACGCCGATGGAGAACCGTGTCGAGGAATTCCGCGCGCTGGTGCGGCACTTGGCGCCCGAGCTCGCCGCCCGGGTCGAGCAGCGCACCGGGGCCGCGGGCTCCCAGGCGTTCCGCACAGCGGTCGCCCCCGTCTATCTGCGCCGCAACCAGCAGGACGTACTCGCCGAACTGCCCGCCCTGCTCAAGGTCGACGAGTGGGAGGAGTTCAGCCAGGCCGACCGGGAGGCCTACGCGCGCGCCGTCGACGAGGGCAACTTCATGGCGATGCGCAGGGCCGCCTACGCCGACCCGGAGAAGTCGGCCAAGCTGGAGCGCCTGCGCGAACTCGTCGAGGACGCCGAGGGCAACGGCCTCAAGGTCGTGGTCTTCTCCTACTTCCGGGACGTGCTCGCCACGGTGCGGGACTCGCTCGTACGTACGGAAGGTGAGCCGTCCCAGTCGCCGGACGGGCGACGGGTGTTCGGCCCGATCTCCGGTGAAGTCCCCGCCGCGCGGCGGCAGTTGCTGGTGGACGAGTTCTCGGCGGCCGAGGGGCACGCCGTCCTGCTCAGCCAGATCCAGGCGGGCGGTGTCGGCCTCAACATGCAGGCGGCCTCGGTGGTGATCCTGTGCGAGCCGCAGGTCAAGCCGACCATGGAGCACCAGGCGGTGGCCCGTGCGCACCGGATGGGGCAGGTGCGGACGGTCCAGGTGCACCGGCTGCTCGCGGCCGACAGCTGCGACGAGCGACTCCTGGACATTCTGCGCAACAAGGACCGTCTCTTCGACGCGTACGCCCGCCGCAGCGACATCGCCGAGTCGTCCCCCGAGGCCGTCGACGTCTCGGACCGCTCGCTGGCCCGCCGGATCGTCGAGGACGAGCAGCGCAGACTCGCGGGGGAATCGGCGGCGCCGGAGCCGGAAGCGGAACCGGGGGAGCGGGCCGGGAGCGGCATGCGAGGGGCGCCGGGTGAGGCGCCCGGCACGGACCGGTCCCAAGAGGCCGCGGGGCCCGCCCCGAGCGCGTAA
- a CDS encoding S8 family peptidase → MAVKRHNGRRVALGTTAGISAVAAAALALGFVSASSAQAAPEPGAGTIQYAGAANAVDGSYIVTLKHGVASADSAKGKAVAAKYDAKITRTYKEVLNGYAVKLSEAKAKQLAADPAVASVVQNRTFHADATQTNPPSWGLDRIDQRALPLDSKYTYPDKAGEGATAYVIDTGVRISHSDFGGRAVNGYDAIDNDNVAQDGHGHGTHVAGTVGGTAHGVAKKAKIVAVRVLDNNGSGTTEQVVAGIDWVAQNASGPSVANMSLGGGADSALDTAVRNAIASGVTFAVAAGNESTDASTKSPARVAEAITVGSTTNTDARSSFSNYGSVVDIFAPGSSITSAWNSSDSATNTISGTSMASPHVAGAAALYLADNPTATPAQVGSALNSAATTGVVTNPGTGSPNRLLNVGGGTTTPPGKFFENTNDYTINDNATVDSPLAVSGVTGRAPASLGVKVNIQHTYVGDLRIQLIAPDGTAYTLKDYGVGGSSDNINTTYTVNASAENADGGWKLRVSDNASYDTGKIDSWGLQF, encoded by the coding sequence ATGGCAGTCAAGCGTCACAACGGACGAAGAGTCGCCCTCGGCACCACGGCCGGCATCAGCGCGGTCGCGGCGGCGGCACTCGCCCTCGGTTTCGTCTCGGCGTCCTCCGCACAGGCCGCCCCGGAACCGGGCGCAGGCACCATCCAGTACGCCGGAGCCGCCAACGCGGTCGACGGCAGCTACATCGTCACGCTCAAGCACGGTGTCGCCTCGGCCGATTCGGCCAAGGGCAAGGCCGTCGCGGCGAAGTACGACGCCAAGATCACCCGCACCTACAAAGAGGTGCTGAACGGCTACGCGGTCAAGCTCTCCGAGGCCAAGGCCAAGCAGCTCGCCGCGGACCCGGCGGTCGCCTCCGTGGTCCAGAACCGCACCTTCCACGCGGACGCCACCCAGACCAACCCGCCGTCCTGGGGTCTGGACCGCATCGACCAGCGGGCGCTGCCGCTGGACAGCAAGTACACCTACCCGGACAAGGCCGGTGAGGGCGCGACCGCGTACGTCATCGACACCGGTGTGCGCATCTCGCACAGCGACTTCGGCGGCCGCGCGGTCAACGGCTACGACGCCATCGACAACGACAACGTCGCCCAGGACGGCCACGGGCACGGCACGCACGTGGCCGGTACGGTCGGCGGCACCGCGCACGGCGTGGCCAAGAAGGCCAAGATCGTCGCCGTCCGCGTCCTGGACAACAACGGCTCGGGCACCACCGAGCAGGTCGTCGCGGGCATCGACTGGGTCGCCCAGAACGCCTCGGGCCCCTCCGTCGCCAACATGAGCCTCGGCGGCGGCGCGGACAGCGCCCTCGACACCGCGGTGCGCAACGCCATCGCCTCCGGCGTGACCTTCGCGGTCGCGGCGGGCAACGAGAGCACCGACGCCTCCACCAAGTCGCCCGCCCGCGTGGCCGAGGCCATCACGGTCGGCTCGACCACCAACACGGACGCCCGCTCCAGCTTCTCCAACTACGGCTCCGTGGTGGACATCTTCGCCCCGGGTTCCTCGATCACCTCCGCGTGGAACTCCAGCGACTCGGCGACGAACACCATCTCCGGTACGTCGATGGCCTCCCCGCACGTCGCGGGCGCCGCCGCCCTGTACCTGGCGGACAACCCCACGGCCACCCCGGCCCAGGTCGGCTCGGCCCTGAACAGCGCCGCCACCACCGGCGTCGTCACCAACCCGGGCACCGGCTCGCCCAACCGCCTCCTGAACGTCGGCGGCGGCACCACCACCCCGCCCGGGAAGTTCTTCGAGAACACGAACGACTACACGATCAACGACAACGCCACCGTCGACTCGCCCCTGGCGGTCAGCGGAGTCACCGGCCGCGCCCCGGCCTCCCTCGGTGTGAAGGTCAACATCCAGCACACCTACGTCGGCGACCTGCGCATCCAGCTCATCGCGCCGGACGGGACGGCCTACACGCTGAAGGACTACGGCGTGGGCGGCAGCAGCGACAACATCAACACCACGTACACCGTCAACGCGTCCGCGGAGAACGCCGACGGCGGCTGGAAGCTGCGCGTCAGCGACAACGCCTCGTACGACACCGGAAAGATCGACTCCTGGGGTCTGCAGTTCTGA
- a CDS encoding DUF4190 domain-containing protein → MTTPEPPGPQQPWPGGPAQPGPQDPYAPPAGGHVPPGGYPGAGGPYGGLPYGAPYQPWPGYVPYSKPPVNGLAIASLVLGLFCCVPGLGVVLGAIGLSQISKKGERGKGLAIAGIVTSALGIVLFALMLIGGGWSDFREGLEDDGRDSGKSRGPGEVTFTLEIGECFESQNGSLEGLTYDVDRVSCEDPHDGEIYANFRVPGGVWPGEKELNSTADKKCYALRDSYAADTWALPGYAEVYYFTPTEESWDYGDREISCMFGHTESGRTLNRSLRNDPSELDSDQRAYLKAAKLTVDALESAPPGEYVEDDLAAHKRWAQRMSSALREQERALSAHTWPTKAATAVAGEIHAVSAARREWVKAAAAGDADTFYRHYEAAENLLTDTTRIPARKALGLDISPPEVPEDKPEDQEDAGSSGGSGDSGGSGAAV, encoded by the coding sequence GTGACCACGCCTGAGCCGCCAGGACCCCAGCAGCCCTGGCCGGGCGGGCCCGCGCAGCCCGGCCCGCAGGATCCGTACGCGCCACCGGCGGGCGGCCACGTCCCGCCGGGCGGGTACCCGGGCGCGGGCGGGCCTTACGGGGGGCTGCCGTACGGCGCCCCGTACCAGCCCTGGCCCGGGTACGTGCCCTACTCCAAGCCGCCGGTGAACGGTCTGGCGATCGCTTCGCTGGTGCTCGGCCTGTTCTGCTGCGTGCCGGGTCTCGGGGTGGTCCTCGGCGCCATCGGCCTGTCCCAGATCAGCAAGAAGGGCGAGCGCGGCAAAGGTCTCGCGATCGCCGGAATCGTGACCTCGGCGCTCGGCATCGTGCTGTTCGCGCTCATGCTCATCGGCGGGGGCTGGAGCGACTTCAGGGAAGGGCTCGAGGACGACGGCCGCGACTCGGGCAAGAGCCGGGGCCCAGGCGAGGTCACGTTCACGCTGGAGATCGGCGAGTGCTTCGAGTCGCAGAACGGCTCGCTCGAAGGACTGACCTACGACGTCGACCGCGTCTCCTGCGAGGACCCGCACGACGGCGAGATCTACGCCAACTTCCGTGTTCCCGGGGGCGTTTGGCCCGGTGAGAAGGAACTGAACAGCACCGCCGACAAGAAGTGCTACGCCCTGCGCGACAGTTACGCCGCGGACACCTGGGCGCTGCCCGGCTACGCCGAGGTCTACTACTTCACGCCCACCGAGGAGAGTTGGGACTACGGCGACCGCGAGATCAGCTGCATGTTCGGCCACACCGAGTCCGGCCGTACGCTGAACCGCTCGCTGCGCAACGACCCGTCCGAGCTCGACAGCGACCAGCGGGCCTACCTCAAGGCGGCGAAGCTCACGGTGGACGCGCTGGAGAGCGCACCGCCCGGTGAGTACGTGGAGGACGACCTCGCGGCGCACAAACGCTGGGCGCAGCGCATGAGTTCGGCCCTGCGCGAGCAGGAGCGCGCGCTGTCGGCGCACACCTGGCCGACCAAGGCGGCCACCGCCGTCGCGGGCGAGATCCACGCGGTCTCGGCGGCCCGCAGGGAGTGGGTCAAGGCCGCGGCGGCCGGTGACGCGGACACCTTCTACCGGCACTACGAGGCCGCCGAGAACCTGCTCACCGACACCACCCGCATCCCGGCCCGCAAGGCGCTCGGCCTCGACATCTCGCCGCCCGAGGTGCCCGAGGACAAGCCGGAGGACCAGGAGGACGCCGGGAGTTCGGGCGGCTCCGGCGACTCGGGCGGCAGCGGCGCCGCGGTCTGA
- a CDS encoding GntR family transcriptional regulator — MTFGGQPAYLRVAGDLRKKIVDGSLPPHTRLPSQARIREEYGVSDTVALEARKVLMAEGLVEGRSGSGTYVRERPVPRRIARSGYRPVGGATSFRQEQAEDGSFGSWESRSEQTVADAEIAERLGIEAGERVMRTHYLYRESGEAMMLSTSWEPLCLTGRTPVMLPEEGPLGGMGVVERMAAIDVIVDNVTEEVGARPGLAEELLSLGGVPGHVVIVIRRTYYASGRAVETADVVVPADRYQVAYHLPVR; from the coding sequence GTGACATTCGGTGGGCAGCCGGCGTATCTGCGCGTCGCGGGTGATCTGCGCAAGAAGATCGTCGACGGTTCGCTGCCGCCGCACACCCGGCTCCCCTCGCAGGCGAGGATCCGCGAGGAGTACGGCGTCTCGGACACGGTGGCCCTGGAGGCCCGCAAGGTCCTGATGGCCGAGGGCCTGGTGGAGGGCCGGTCGGGCTCGGGCACCTACGTACGCGAACGCCCTGTGCCGCGCCGTATCGCCCGCTCCGGCTACCGGCCCGTGGGCGGCGCGACCTCCTTCCGCCAGGAGCAGGCCGAGGACGGCAGCTTCGGCAGCTGGGAGTCGCGCAGCGAACAGACCGTCGCGGACGCCGAGATCGCCGAGCGGCTCGGTATCGAGGCCGGTGAGCGCGTGATGCGCACCCACTACCTCTACCGGGAGTCGGGCGAGGCGATGATGCTGTCGACCTCCTGGGAACCCCTCTGCCTCACCGGCCGCACCCCCGTCATGCTGCCCGAGGAGGGGCCGCTCGGCGGGATGGGTGTGGTCGAGCGGATGGCCGCCATCGACGTGATCGTCGACAACGTCACCGAAGAGGTCGGCGCCCGCCCCGGCCTCGCCGAGGAACTCCTCTCGCTCGGCGGCGTACCCGGCCATGTGGTGATCGTCATCCGGCGTACCTACTACGCCTCGGGCCGCGCCGTGGAGACCGCGGACGTGGTGGTCCCCGCCGACCGCTATCAGGTGGCTTACCACCTGCCCGTGCGCTGA
- a CDS encoding SPOR domain-containing protein: protein MNEGTAHTATLSWAVVRQDDNGNRYRVARYATRAEAQRVADQLDARGHKQLYWVESTKARGGS from the coding sequence ATGAACGAAGGTACGGCCCATACGGCCACGCTCTCCTGGGCGGTGGTCCGGCAGGACGACAACGGCAACCGCTACCGGGTGGCACGCTACGCGACCAGGGCGGAGGCGCAGCGGGTCGCCGACCAGCTGGATGCCCGCGGCCACAAGCAGCTCTACTGGGTCGAGTCCACCAAGGCCCGCGGCGGGAGTTGA
- a CDS encoding NUDIX domain-containing protein, which translates to MGDWCGLDGERGGTGVPGAKLIDTVAWVRIEGGRILCARPRGKDVFYIPGGKREGTETDLQTLLREIEEELTVLLDPETVSHVGTYEAREPGGPQGGLLVRMSCYTGAYRGELAPSSEIDEMAWFSYADRDRVPLVDQLLFDDLRAAGQLD; encoded by the coding sequence ATGGGTGACTGGTGCGGACTCGACGGGGAGCGGGGCGGGACCGGGGTGCCTGGGGCAAAGCTGATCGACACGGTGGCGTGGGTGCGCATCGAGGGCGGCCGCATCCTGTGCGCACGCCCCCGGGGCAAGGACGTCTTCTACATCCCCGGCGGCAAACGCGAGGGCACCGAGACCGATCTGCAGACGCTGCTGCGCGAGATCGAGGAGGAACTGACCGTCCTGCTCGACCCGGAGACCGTCTCCCATGTCGGTACGTACGAGGCGCGCGAACCCGGTGGCCCTCAGGGCGGACTGCTGGTGCGCATGAGCTGTTACACCGGCGCGTACCGGGGCGAGTTGGCGCCGAGCAGCGAGATCGACGAGATGGCCTGGTTCTCGTACGCGGACCGTGACCGGGTGCCCTTGGTCGACCAGTTGCTCTTCGACGACCTCAGGGCGGCCGGGCAACTGGACTGA